The genomic segment AAAGCTAATAGGAAGCGGCGTAATCCCACCGCCGATAAATGTCAAACTCCACTTCCAAGGAAAAGAACGAGGACAGCCCCTAGGCGCTATGGTCAGTGTTCGACTTCTCACTCTAAGCAACCAGCTTCAGAGAGCTCCGAAGACGATAGTTTCATGCCTCTGAAAGCTGTAAGCCGTTCACTGGAGAGAAGGTTTATCGCACAGCTAAAAGCGTACCGTAAAAAGTCTGTTTCTAATGattctctatcttttttttcctctggtTATATCTTACCAACACTAGCTTTGTGTAATTGACTTATTTCTCAGGGAGTACATTATTGATGGCATCCCTGTGAAGAAGACTTTCTTTAGCGAGATTTACACGCCACAACACTGGGTGGATACTCCGGTAAGTGCATACTACTGTCTTACAGAGCCACACAAGTCTAATGTTACTAAGAATGCATTTGTTGAAGCTTTGTCCAcctttgttttgcagcacaTGGAAGCGATGTTAAGCCTTCTGTGGAGGCGTTATGGGGATACGTTGCGCCAAAACAGGATAGTTATCCTTGACACCTGGTTCTCTCACATGCTAACCACCGAGTTACAGCGTTATCAGGCatcgaagaagaaaacaactttTTCCTGGAACAACATTATTAAGAACTACGTCAGAGGTAATGTCTACAACCGTAACTCTAACCTTGCATGGTACACCGACGTAGATACTGTTTATTTACCTATGAATTGGGGAAAACGGCACTGGGTTGCACTTGTTATTCGCTTGAGGACGGCTCACGTCTTGATCCTTGATCCGTAAATTGTCCACAACTCCCCCAAGAAGGTTCCCCGTCTTATGAGACCTGTAATGGACCTCCTGCCACTGATCATTAAGAAGTTCGTAGATCCTGCATCAGTTGACTGCCCTCTGCCTAACGTGTTTAGCTTTCAAAGACTGGAGAATGTTTACCATAATGACAGGACCGGCGACTGTGGTCCTCTGGCGGTTAAGTTTATCGAGCTCCATCCGCAAAAAGTAATACCTGATGGACTAACAGAGGACTTGGTGGACAAACTCCGTATGTCCTACGCTGTTGATGTTTACCAAGAATTTGTTGTCTCACTAAATAATTGAACTTCTTATGTTTTCCCTAGAATTTGTCTCAAACGGTTATGTACTTCCTTAGAACTTCTTATGTTTCCCTAGAACTTCTTATGTTTTTTGGTCCCTActacattttgttatttaaacaaCGGTTAGAAGAGTGGACTGTATTTCAATCTAATTAGACAATTGTCTGCCCTTGCTTTATCTACACAAGTGGTTTAAAAGTCTACAGACCTTAAAACACTCCTACCTTGTCAGTTATACCACATTTTCTACAGTGGGAGCCAATCAATCATGTCTCTGTACCGTGATGGCAGAGCAAACACTGTCAACAGCTCTTAAGTCAAAGGATAAAAACTACAGTGGGCCACCAATACCGCCTATTAGGTCATTATACACCTAAAGACTAATAGGATCTCTTACCCATATATTCCACCACATCTGCCTTCTTTATTATTATCCACATAATGGGCCTTTATTATTATCCACATAATGGGCCAGTATAGCTACTCTTAACCATCTTCTTCATCCGCATACACTCCCAATGAGCCTGCCTACGGCACGCCTCTTCCTTCCGATGCTTCTGCTTCTTCCGcatcttctattttttctcGTCGTTATGGAGACCCAACATACGGCCTCCCTCGGAAGTGCATTTGTGGTAGTCATCTCAAAATTGGTACCAGATCCGAAGAGTCTGACATTGGGCGTATCTACTACGAGTGTAAGAGAAGTGGAGTAAGTCCCTTTCTTTTGTATCATGTTCCCATTTTCGTCTACACATGTTTCATTGTAACATCTCTTATTGTATCATGCCTTTACAATACTTTGCTACCCTAACAAACATCATCCTTTATTTCTAATAGACTGGAGGGCATCACTTCAGCAAGATGTGGGATAAAGCCATTATGGAGGAGATACACGACATCAATGCCAGGTTTTCAGAAAATGATGACCGGATGATCCGTTACCTCACCTATACCAAAGAAGGGGAACAATGTGACCCTCGTACTGTGCTTAAGAGTGTTCACGCCCACGATGAACAAATCAATAGCCTTCATGAGATGGTCACAGAGCTAGGCACTGGCTATACTGATTTCCGGGCATTTGTTGAGGGATTCCAACCCCCTCAACCACCccccaaaaaccaaaagttgGAGCTTGCTGTTATTTTGTCTACTGTACTCGTCCTTGTTGCTTTTCTCCTGGCAATCGGCATGTCCATCAACAACTACAGAGGGTGATTTATTTATGACATTTATGTATTCTGCTGGAGTTTCCTCCCTGGTTGTACTAGATGTTTCATGTTGTCTATCTCCTTTTGCTTTTTAGTAGACTTTTCATGTTGTCTATCTCCTTTTGCTTTGTAGTAAACTTTTTATGTTGTCTATCTCCTTTTGATTAGGCACCTTATGTACTCACAAGCTTTTGTCCACCTACCGTGTCTATCAGCATGTTTTATGTCTACCATCAGTGTTATTTGTCTCTTGTTTGGTTGTTTCATTAGATCTCTTCTTTACAGACCCAATGTACTTTTCTGTTCCATATCTATCTGTTATGCTTGGTCATATATGCACTCATTTCCCAATTTCTACGAACTTTACTGAGGGACAATATGCACAATATAGGCTTGATGGACATATTGCCATTTTTGTCTACCAACATGTTAGATACTTCATTGAACACAAATGTAGTTCTCCATATTTTACAAAAGACAACGATTACACTACAATGTATTTTACATCCATGGAGGTAATTGGGATCCTCATTTCTTACATGTccgaaaaacacacaaaaagatcAATCATGTTTACTGTCTAAGACATGATATCCGATTACACTAAGACATTATATCCGAAAAACACACAGAAAGACCAATCATCTTTAATGTCTACCATCTGTAGACATAAAGGCCTTTCAATGTCCACCAATGTTTATGGTCAGCCAACTCCAAAAGACACAGTAACTTCCcacttttttcttcatattagCTGAGAACATGTTTTCCTGTTATGACCCACCCCGAAGCATCTTCCACACTTGGCAGGTGTCTTTCGCTTCTTCCGCTAATTAGGAAAAAATACACCAATTAGCTCACTAATACATTCAAACACATAGACATATCAATCTAACAACGCCTACAAACTTACTTTATGCTTTTCCCCCTGGGAAGgtatccttttcttctttggccTTCCACCCGCGCGTTTTGTTCTAGGTGGATCAGCAGCCTCTTCTCGTACGGCCGCTGGGATGTCGTTGTCCCTTTCTTTTGGCACGAGCATTATGACTTCTGCGTACTTTTTCCTCCACGGACCAACAAAGTAGCATTCATCAACCAGCGAATAGATATCGATTTGAAACACTCCTCTGGCAGCCAAAGCATGACAACATGGCAACTTCAATACATCAAACACTCGACAAGTGCAAGTTTTTTTCTCTAAGTCCACTGTAAAAACAATACCTCGTCCATCGTTAACTTGATAAATCCACTGACTCGCTGATATAACACGACAGTCCACAGCATCTTTCAGGTGGTCTATCAGGATTTCTTCTATTTCCGGTGTgcatcttgtttttgttttatttaccaTTGTCCTCCGGCAGTAAAACCACCTCATCAACATTGCCCGGATAAACTCGACCATCGACACAATAGGGTAATCAACAGCAGTTTGCATCGCCGCATTCAACGACTCTGAGATGTTGCTACTCATTATGTTGTAACGATCTCTGGGGAAGTGAGACAGTGTCCAGTGTGGCAGACCAATTTCTGTGAGATAAGTTGCGCAAGCTGGTTTTCGGTTTTCTATTTCTCTCCACCAATACCGGAAATCTCCTACGGTGTATGCCCTCGCAGCTTTAGATACCACAGTAGCCAACCCTTCACAATGGAAATTGTGCTTAACGTTTCTAAATAGATGGACAGAACATGCACCATGTTGGGCCATTGGATAGACTTTACCTAACGCTGCATATATTGACGCATGTTTGTCAAAGACAAAAACTAGGGCTTCTTCATCTGGAATAAACTTTTTTAGATTCTCAAAGAACCACACCCATCCTCCTTCATTTTCCCCATCAACTACACCAAATGCCAAGGGAAAAATTTGCATATTTCCATCTTGTCCACTGGCTGCAACCAAGCACCCTTTATACTTCCCTTTCATTGTTGTGCCATCAATTACAATGACCTTCCTCAAATATTAATATCCCGCAATGGAAGCTCCCAATGCAAAAAATAGGTACTTGAACAAAGCTTTGCCTTTTTTGTCCACCGTTGTGTGCATGGCAGTCATGGTCCCTGGGTTAGTTGACTTCAATAGGTGTAAATATGTTGACAGGAACCGATAACTCTCCTCCTCGTTCCCTCGCGCTGATGCCATTGCCAACTCTTTAGCATTCCATGCCTTTGTGTACGATATTGTAACGTGGTATTCAGCCAAACAAATATCAGGTAGCTCGCACGTTCGTGGTCCCTTCTTGCCATTTGCGAATTTTGCCTTCAGTAGATCTGCAAATATTCTAGCAGTAGCTTTCTCTCCATACTTTGCCCTAGCACCCACATCACAAGTATGCTTCAACGTCAATGTCTTGATCTCCAAGTTTTGAGAATTTGCGTGGGTTGTTGCATATATTCTCCAGCCTCAGTTCTTGTCTACGCAAGTTGCAATAACTCTTCCTGGATCTGACTTGCTGATTCGAAAACTAAAAAGCCTGGTCATCGCATAAAGGGACAGCATTCTATgcatctcttttttgtttgcaaatatACGTCCAACATATAATGCATCGGTTGCCATTTTCAAATCCATGTTCCTTTCTTCGTTCGGACCTCCTCGAACATTGTCATGCACGGGAGGAGCATCATTGATAAGATGAGGATCGTCTTCTCTTATAACTGCTCTGTTACTACCCATACATGTCATCTGCTCGTTTCCTCCCTCAAACACGAACAACCCTTCATCCATTCCATCGGCTACTCTGCCAATGGCTCCCACCGACTGATCTGTCACGTTGTCTCGCACTGGTGGTGCATCCTCAAGTAGTGATGGATTGTATGGCACTACCGCTAGCCCGCGGCCATCATCACCAACAACGTTTTCATTTCCTACCTGATCGTCTAGCTCTATGCCAAGTCCAAAACCTATGGGTTCCATTGGCCTCTCTACCCTTCCCTTGAAAGGATCCCAATCAGGCGGGTAATCTCTATTAATCCGTTCAGTCCACTcgtcaaaattataatcaggcTCATCGTCACACCTTCCCCCTGATGTGGCTCcaacatcatcatcctcttccaTCTCGGTTCTACCCTCACCCTCTTCTCTATGGTTTTGTCCTCCATACGGGTTTCCCCTTTGAGTATCCAATGTCCCATTTCCGGCAGAAACCTCTCCCTTATCACCTGATGTAATCGAACTCACCTTCATTCTTTTACCAGGGTTCCCATCATCTCCCAACCCTTTCCTCTTCACATTCTTCTCACCTAAGCTTCCATCATTTTGGCACCCGTTATCCCTTTCCTTGTGGACCATTTGCAGCCGGTGGACTTCTTCAACATTCCTCAGATACTCTAAGAAAACTTCGTCCGACTCCTCATCCAAATTGGCAGCTTCATTAGCTAGACTCATAATTCCACCCCCCGCCATATCGTTTTTCTCCGCCAAAATGGACATCTCGTCTGTTTCAGTGTTTTGTCTACCACCGATGGCCACATTTTCTTTAGCTCCTGCAGCCAACATGTACTGCCCAGATTTCTGTCCACACATAATAGACATTTCGAGATGTCCATCTTCATCACCATTACCCCTATTGTTCTGTTCTCCGATAGACAACATGCTTTGTCCTCCCTCTGCTGATATCACCTTCTTTTTGTTGATCGAAACGTACAAATACAGCCCCCCACCCTCTTCATTCTTTGCTTTAAACTGCTCAAACTCAACTTCACTCTCAACTGAAACAGGGAGCATCTTCCCTTGTGTGAAGGCAACTGTTTCTCCTGGGTGCCAGAAGCTTAGCTCTATATTGCTTTCCTCAGGTTTTACCCCCAACAGCTCTACTATCTTCTCATTCACCTCTGCAAACGTTGTCCATCTTCCGATAGACAAAAATCTAGCCATTTGCCCGCGACGGACAACAAACTTCCACACCCCCATGTCTGAACATGTCCACTCACCCACAAGCAGACACACTCTCCCGTCCATCTGCATCAACATTTAGCACATTTAATACTCACAACTACATTCTCTCCCACCAACAACATTCTCTACCAATAGAccaaaataaatgtgaaaaaacATGTTTCATTGTCTGAACCCATATTAAATGTGAAGTCTTACCTCCGATTCTCCGACCAGAATTAATTCTTCATGCTCGTCGCCACTCTCTTTCTTCAGATCTGTTTACTCTTATCTCTAACCTTTTGCTTCATTAACTACAACTAATTAATGATTTCTTTAGCCCCTTAAACAACCAATGGACCAAAGCCGCTGCCATTAATGCCAGTCCCATCGTTATTAATGACCTCAAACCCTTCAAATTTTACTTCCTCTTTGAATTCTCCCGCGTTCGTTTTATAGATAATAGAGTAGGGCTATTTTAGTCTTCTTACAACTCTCCATCATTACCGAAAATGGCAGTtctcataagaaaaaacaaaagtggcATTAGTGataaattttttggaaaaaatggcATTCCTgataaaaatcccaaaaagaaaCTTGACCAATGAGAAATGTTAGTGATGCAATATAAGGCCACGTTGGTAGAGCTTTCGTGATGCAAGAAAGTATGGAACACTTCTTCATACTTCAACTCTGAGAGGATAAAGAAACCTTAATTATCAGCCATTGTAACTCAAATACTCGGTATCTGTTTGGTCCACGTTAAACTTTTGGTAAATTGTCCACTGGGGGAATTCTTTGTAAAAACTTTGGTAAATTCGTTTTTCACCTTTTGATTCgcagatattttttttccaaaaaacacCTACAATGATGATACTATTATTAGAAGATTTTTAATCCTATCCCACTACAAAAGTATAGATAGATTGAGCAGAACTTGATTTGATATTAGATACACCACCCTTGGGAactctcacaagtcacaaccatAGGCCCACTGCCCACATATATCGATCTCCTCCTCTAGTAGTCCCTCGTGCGCCCCCACTAGCCGGGATATTCCAGAAAAACCCACGTGATCTTGGTCCCTCTTAAAACACAGACACCGAGAGTTCAAAATCACGCCGAAATGTAACCGTAGTCTGGGTTAATTTGATAATAAAACaagttttggggtttttaaaaagaaaattataataagtAAAGGAGTCAAATCAGCAAAGAAAAcgacaccatcatcttcttTAACCTTTCACCTCactgcctcttcttcttcgttttaatTGGCTTTGAGAGTGCCCAAAGAAAAATTTCAAattggtttctgtttttctcaGTTTGAGAAAGAAACTTCGACGTTAAGCTATAGACAGTGATAATTTCAAGCTTCTCAATATCCTTATCATAATCTTATCAGAGTATCAGTTTCAGTTTTAAAGTATAATTCCGCAAAATTGCTCTTTCCAGGTTCTGAGTCCGATGATTAACGAcgatcttcttcgtctctcaTTGTAATTCTACGAAATTAACTGAGAAAAATGGTCTCCGGAGGCGGTAGCAAAATCAACGGCGGAGAAGCAGCTTCGTCAGGCCATCGCGTCAATTGTAGTAGCCGTCACACAAGCAGAGAACAAGCTTAGTCTTCGACAAGCAGAGCCATTAGGTCACATAATCATAAGCCGCAAAGCCACGGCGGCGGAACGGAGTCCGTTAGCAAAGCTATTCAACAGTTCACTGTCGACGCTAGACTCCACGCCGTCTTCGAGCAATCAGGAGAATCCAGCAAATCGTTCGACTACTCTCAGTCCCTTAAAACGACGCCGTACGATTCTTCCGTACAGGAGCAGCAGATTATGGCTTATCTCTCGCGGATCCAGCGCGGTGGCTTTATCCAGCCTTTTGGTTGCTTGATCGCCGTCGATGAATCCACCTTCACAATCATTGGTTACAGCGAAAATGCGCGGGAAATGCTAGGGCTCATGTCTCAATCTGTTCCGAGCATCGATGACAAATCGGAGGTTCTTAACGTTCTCCTCGAACGCGCGTTCGTGGCTCGAGAAATCACGTTACTGAATCCAGTTT from the Camelina sativa cultivar DH55 chromosome 12, Cs, whole genome shotgun sequence genome contains:
- the LOC104731997 gene encoding uncharacterized protein LOC104731997 isoform X4; this encodes MSDNSGDAGTNVSLKEHVNDDEVVVGEASVLSAGETEGGPRMEVPDKANRKRRNPTADKCQTPLPRKRTRTAPRRYGQCSTSHSKQPASESSEDDSFMPLKAVSRSLERRFIAQLKAYRKKEYIIDGIPVKKTFFSEIYTPQHWVDTPHMEAMLSLLWRRYGDTLRQNRIVILDTWFSHMLTTELQRYQASKKKTTFSWNNIIKNYVRGNVYNRNSNLAWYTDVDTVYLPMNWGKRHWVALVIRLRTAHVLILDP
- the LOC109127961 gene encoding uncharacterized protein LOC109127961, whose product is MKGKYKGCLVAASGQDGNMQIFPLAFGVVDGENEGGWVWFFENLKKFIPDEEALVFVFDKHASIYAALGLATVVSKAARAYTVGDFRYWWREIENRKPACATYLTEIGLPHWTLSHFPRDRYNIMSSNISESLNAAMQTAVDYPIVSMVEFIRAMLMRWFYCRRTMRVSGFIKLTMDELPCCHALAARGVFQIDIYSLVDECYFVGPWRKKYAEVIMLVPKERDNDIPAAVREEAADPPRTKRAGGRPKKKRIPSQGEKHKRKKRKTPAKCGRCFGVGHNRKTCSQLI